DNA from Salvelinus namaycush isolate Seneca chromosome 6, SaNama_1.0, whole genome shotgun sequence:
gtagaccttttaacagatctagttgacctccacagaATGTGCACATTAGCCACTAATATCTGACTTCAGTACTGTCTATAGCTGTTTGTTCATTAATACTTATATGTGGCCTTAATATACAGCATATGACCTGgtaaaggagagggggatgggagcaGAGAAGGGGATGGGAGGCTGCTCAATGATTGGCTGTAGTGTAGGGCGTGTCATACAATGTATCAAAATTTCAACTGCTGGCTGGAATTCTCACTCAACTGTACCACTAATATGAACCTGTTCTACAGACTCTTGTAGACTACTATGCACTGAAAAACAGTTAATATGTTACAAATCAAAGCTTAACATTGAAATATGTGATTTCAAATGATTAAGTTAAATTCAGATAGGCATGTTATGTGCTCTCtaacacaaacataaaatgtgttgttgttgtagaccttttaacagatctagttgacctccacagaATGTGCACATTAGCCACTAATATCTGACTTCAGTATagtttatagaggtgtatatgtctgtctgtgtctttcagTTTCTATTTAGACTACATCAAATATGAAGAAGCTGTGCAGCCACACCATGTTCAACATGTtacctaattagctagctagctgacaatctGGTTTACCTGTAGCATATAAACATTTGttggcacagaaagaaaggggATACGAAAAATGATTGATCAAATTCCTCCTGACACTATCTGACTGGGTTAATAACTTAATATTAAGTTAATATGGACCCATTGTCTTAGACTTGAACTCTTGGACCAAACAGTGGGACTCTGATTTCAGCCATAGGGACTTGTGACTCGACTCCTGACTCCAACATTGGTGACTTTGACTCAACTCAGAGTAGCCATAGGGTCTTGTGAATTGACTCGGACTTATGCTTTTGTGACTCAACTACAACACTGCTGCCATTACatggctactactactgcttcaacTACCAATTCTAGCAAGTTGTACCCCAGGTTGGGTACACTTTTCTGCTGCTCCCTCAAAAGCATTAAGCAGACATTTTGATTATACCTCCCTCCCCATAACTCTCTGTTGGGGTGAGGCTTTCTACAAATATACGCAGCAAGAGGATTACAACAGCTAACACAGGAAGCTGAAATCCTGGGGTCTGCCTTATGTTCCCTCAGTTCTACCCCAGTTTGAAAATGTGCTTTTCATCCATGACCAGGCCATGTTTCGGCCATTTTGCCGCACTAGGCAAGTCTGCAATAGACCTTCTCCTACCCGGAAAAGAAATAGGCCTATAGTGTACAATGTTGGCCTATAATGTCATTTTATAACTAGGCCTAACATTTGATAGCCTACCATTTGTAAAACATGCAGTTGCGTTGGCTTTATTAACCCAGTCCTGATTCCTGACAAAGGCTTATAGGGACTTGTCCTTTAAGATATGAACATCAGCTACTCATCAGCTACCCAATGTTATTATGAGTTTTCTTGAGGCTTTTTGCAAAGAGATCAATGCTGATGTAAAGGCCTACGTCTTCACAGCAGTACAAACCTGAAATCACGTATTATCATTACATTTTATTCCACATTGTGAAACCAGGGATCTAGTGGAAGATAAATGCAAATATGATTAAAAAAAGGCCTGttataagagagaaagagagattgtggGAGTAGCTGAGTGCCTATAGTGAGAGATGGCTGTTAATATCAGTAGGCTGTTTGAGTGGTCTGTGGGCAGGTAATTAATCTGATTGCTGATGGGttaggttgctagatcaaatcttAACCTGCCATAAGCTACTTTTGTGTCAGCAAGTCTCCCCAGTGAAAAATGTACATATCCACCACTCCATCTTTCATGTACAGACCATTCAAGTAGCTGCACTTACCACCTCACTGATACTGATTGTGTAAGCTACAAACCCAAATTGTCTAAGGAAATGTGGCTAACAGTAATAACATTGCAGACATATTCAGAAATCTGGGCTGATGGAATCATTGTTATGCATATCTACTGGCCATAATTTCCGCTTGAGGTCCTGCCCCTCCCCCACTGCAAAGTGCACAACAGTACCAAACTATCAAAGGTTTTATAGGTCAACAcagtcccccccctcccccgtcctgtatattatttatatatacttgtgttcccatatgtacttcctgtatttatgtgttgttaataaaaatattataataataaaagaTACACAGTTCCCCCTCCCCCATGTTGCAGCATAAATCTCTGCTCAAGGTTGCCATGTACACTATTTGTGGTTTATTGATGTACTTTTAAAACTTTGTGGCAGGTGAAAGGTTTTGGTCGCTAGGTGGAAGTTGTTATACTACTTCTATATTGCAACGTTACCAAcatggcatttaaaaaaaatcattaatTTCGCCGTATTCTGCTAAAATTGTGCTAGTGAAGGTGGGTTTTGAAGGCTGGTTTTGAGCAGACTCCTAGAAATTTGAAATTGACCTGGCAAACCTGTCCCTGCCTGAGCGTGATCACCACTGAAGTAGCTGTGCAGCACGTGTtttaaggaagaggaggatggttgCAGATGTTTGCATTCATGCAAGAAGGTAAGCTATTAACTAAACTGTTAACCAATATTCTAGCTAAAATTGTATTTGGTGTATTGACAAGCAATGCATGTTCTCGTTGTCtttatttttaatgaattaaTGTCAGTCATGTATGTCTTTCGGTGGAATCCAACATGCATTGACGATGTCTGAAAGCCGCATTGTGTCAGATATACTGCGTCATGACATTGAAATTGGCAGGTTTATCCAAACAATTCATTAATGTGCAATTGTTACTTTGCATGTTTCTACCTTATAGTTATTTGTGGCTTGCTAACGGTTAGTGTGCTAGCTAACTGTTAGCGTGCTAGCTAACGGTTAGCATGCTACCCATGCTAGTTAAAAAAAGAAATATGCTAGCTATGGTTGCAAGCTAGCTAATAAGTTTAGCATAATTGGTAAACGTGTCTATGATTTAGAATACATGATTGTGGTTAACACAATGTTACATGCATTGGAAAATAATATTGCTATAgtgtaacaagctagcaagaaaaGCCAGTTCCTTTTCATCTGTTTTGTCAAGTCATAAGCCTGTATGTGTGTTAAAATATTTAAACCCCCTCATTAAATTAATGTATTGAAGTTGCGCCCGTTTTTTATAGCCCTTTCTTACCCAAATACCGTTTTTTACATTGAAATAATTCAGATGAAAATAAGAAATATGTTAAACTAATTAAGAAATAAGTgaccagattttttttattgaaaaccaTGGACATTAGTTTGGGTGGGGGGAGGGGCGTGGTGGGGTTCCTAgttcttttttttttgcacataaaAGAGTGAAACACCACAACAAGTATAAGGGTTGTGGAAAGTGTCCATTTTGGTAGGACTGTGACAATTCACTGtcttgaaaaaatatatacatatactggCAGATTCTTTAACCAAATCCCTATTTCTTACACACATTTTTTAAGATCGAAAACATAATGGAAGATAAGAGTCCAGGAACCTACAAAGTAACCAATGCGGTATGTTTTCTGATTTGCCTAGTATTTAGAGTACGCTTGCCTTGCTTTAGCCAAACCACTCATACTGATTCTCTTTTAGTCCATCCATAAAAGCAGATTCAGCTTTAGTTGCATGCAGGAACTTGCATAATGTGCTTCTGTTATGCTTATACTTGCTTTTTTACCTTGAAAGTagttttaaaaaaacagaaattgtaatagatgttTGTTggacctctattagtcaatgataacagcccctctattagtcaatgataacagtcattggtgtcccccagcccctctattagtcaatgataacagtcattggtgtcccccaGCCCATCCCCTGTTGTGTGCCGAGCAATCTTGTCATTCTATTAAGTCTCAACGTTTCTTTTTGTCTTCCTTTACAAAGGCACTGCAGAGGCTAAGAAGGCGCATggaaaatctaaagaagcatagttCAACTTGTGAGGCCAGATTTGAAAAGGAAAAGATAAATCCCGAAGCGCAGGTTTGTCAGTTGTTTAGAATGAGGATACTGGGGATGGTTGAATCGTTATCATATCCTATTGCCTAATTTGCACATGACTAATATCATTTTATTGTATCCTTAGATGTCAGACaccgaggctgccagtacctctgaggctgccagtacctctgaggctgccagtacctctgaggctgccagtacttcTGGGTCGATAGTCAATGTGTTGGATGATGCACCACCGTTGATCAGAACAGACAGTATATACGTAAGTTAAAGTGTCATTCAACACCAGCACATACTGTAAGTTCTTGTGAATCAGCTTTGTAAATCAAAGATGGGCAAGTCTGCACTTTCATCCCATATTCATAGTATTATAACATAAACAAGTAGAGGAGCACAGTCGTAACTAATCAAAATGTgccggtgtccaaatactttgtaATCTGTCTAGTTAtccaatataatttttttcttcaATACAGTTGACCAAAGCTATGCTTGGATACAAGACTGATGACTCAATAACCAGCATTGACAACAGTGAAGGTGATTATGTCCCAGGGCCATCAGAATCATCAGAGGAAGACAATTCTGATGATTTTTCAGAACCAAAGACAAGGGTGGACAGCAGTAAACACGTTGATTTAGTCTCAGAGGGAGACAGTTCAGATAAAATAGCAGGAGTCAAGAGAAGGAATCACTACAAGAAGACTAGCAAGAGATGCAGAAGTTCCTCAGAAGAAAACAGCTCAAATGAAGAAACAGAACTCAAGAGAAAGAATCAATATGCAAATACTTATAAGAGATGTACTAGTTCCCCAATGTCAAACACTAGCAGTGAATCATTGCTTGTAATGAATGTCTCAGAATTAGATGGATCCAAAAAGTACCACCAAAAAAAGCACTTCTGTCTGTTTTGCGAGCAACCGCAATCCAAAATTGCCCGTCATTTACAACGTAAACATGGGGATGAAATAGAAGTAGCTACTGCACTTCGGTTTGCAAAGAGATCAAAAGCTAGGAGACTTCAGCTGAATCTTCTTCGCAAGAAGGGGAATCGGGCACACAACATTCAGGCACTTAAAGAAGGAAAGGGGGTTTTGGTACCATGTAAACAAACAAGTAATGACAAGACCAATCACCAGGACTATCAGCATTGTTTTGCCTGCCATGGGCTCTTTAAACGCAAATCTATGTGGAGGCATGTGGCAAGGTGCACACTAGCACAACACGTTCGAAAGGAGATGCCTGGCAAAACCAGAATACAGGCGCTCTGTGCTAATGCTCAACCGGTTGCTAAAGGAGTGAGTGAAAAGGTATGGAAACTTGTGAGTAACATGGCTCAAGATGATGTAGCCCATGCAGTAAAACAAGACAGATACATCTTGGCATTGGGTGAAAAAATGTACAACAAGAAAGGGGAGAACCCCTCACAACACCAGCACATTCGTCAAACTTTGCGAGAACTAGGGAGACTTGTGATTAAAGGTAGAAAGGTGACACCACTGAAAAAGATGAAGGATTATATCAACCCAAAACACTTCCAACACATCATAAAAGCTGTCAAAGAAGTGACTGGCTATGATGAAAAGACAAACAAATTCGAAAAAGCAACCCTGGCGACAAAGCTTGGGCAAAGCATCCAGAAAATTGCAGACATCATGGAGGGTGAAGCTCTTATTACCCAGAATGAAGAAAAGTTGAAGCTTGTCCGAGACTTCCAAGGCATCTACCGTCTTCGCTGGAATGAAATGATCTCTTCTGCTGCATATCGTACACTTGAACAGAAGAAATGGAACGCACCGCAGCTTATTCCATTAGCAGATGACGTTAAAAAAATACACATGTACTTAGATGAAAAGCAGAAACAATACTACAACCAACTGTGCGATGAGAAAACCTCAGGAAAATGGAGCAATCTAGCAAAAGTGATACTGGCTCAGATGATTATCTTCaacaggaaaagagagggagaggtgtcaAAGATGTCTGTGGCAACATTTCACTCCAGGGACAAATCCCCACTTAACAAAGATGTTGCAGTGGCGCTAACAGAGGTTGAGAGACTACTCTGTGCGCATTTTGAACGCATTGAAACCTGTGGGAAGCGTGGCAGGAAGGTGCCTGTAATCCTTACTCCAGTGATGGTGGAATCTTTAGAGCTGCTTATCAAAGAGCGGTGCTCATGTGGAGTGAGCGAAGGAAATATCTACTTATTTGCCAGGCCAGGATATGATACACATTTTCGGGGGAATGACTGCATCCGCGCCTATGCCAAACAATGTGGTGCCAAGTTACCTGAAGCATTGTCATCAACTAAACTACGAAAACAGGTTGCCACCCTCTCCAGAGTGTTAAATCTCAATGATACAGAACAGGACCAGTTTGCTGACTTCTTGGGTCACGACATTCGGATTCATCGAAAGTTCTACCGTCTTCCAGAGGGAACGCTTCAGTTGGCCAAAATAAGTAAAATACTGATGGCATGTGAACAGGGCAGATTGGCAGAGTTCAAGGGGAAAAGTCTGGATCAAATAACCATCAGTCCCAGTGGTAAGTTTACCCCCAGTGTTTAGTTTAATGGCAAAAAGTTTACACTGACAATAAAAACAAAGGTTTTGTTTTGCGCAGATTTAGCTTGCCTCAATTTAGCATTCTTCTTTTGGCCATCTTTTAGAAAAAAGCATGGCTGAAAATAATGAGGCTGCAGACTCTTGTTCATCAGAGAACGActctgagagagaggagtcatcTGAAAAATCCTATGAAGAAAATCTGACCGGTATGCCTATACCTTACATAGATATGGAcgtattcttaattacaatgtccttttcgaaaaatacatgttttccactgatgttttccaggagagatgtcagcgattcgggccaaacagccaatgactaagggaaagctgggacaaaagAGAGGCTCACATGGTTAGACTGTTTCCTGCTGTCTTCAGTCAGTGCATTTTCACTCTGGCAAAAAATGCTGACTCTAATTTCTTGTGCACTGATTTAACTTGCTGCAATTTGCTTTTGTTTTTATTGTCTTTTACAAACTGTTATGTCTGAAGAAATTGATGCTGCAGCCACTGATTGTGCATCAGAGAACGACTCTGAGAGAGAGGAGTCGTCTGAAAAATCCTATGAAGAAAATCTGACCGGTATGCCTATACCTTACATAGATATGGAcgtattcttaattacaatgtccttttcgaaaaatacatgttttccactgatgttttccaggagagatgtcagcgattcgggccaaacagccaatcaccaagggaaagctgggacaaaagAGAGGCTCACATGGTTAGACTGTTTCCTGCTGTCTTCAGTCAGTGCATTTTCATTCTGTAGTGTCAACGTATAGTACAGTGCTGGTCCAGATCAATCCTGTCTTCATCAGTTGGTGTATTTCCAACCATGCCAGTACAGAACGGATTAgtttggattggacacaagtcaagacgttagatctgaactagtgtgtcaggatagatgataacacagaagGATTACCACACTTTACATTGTTTTTCCTGGGGGAGGGAACTTAATTTAATAAGTATTGCTTTTATTAGAAGGTTTACATTGCAAAcaatttgatgggcttagattccatacagattgagtctgccttgatgtcagcattgcacattcttctctcacatccttaTCTATGTAGTTATTTAGTTGGGATTGTTAGTTTAACCTCAACACACTTTGCAGAAACAGCTGCAACCTtgtagagttaatacagagatgaacacatactgtattgtactcaacctttatttaatgtaGTCATTCATAATGTCATCTCTTTCCAAAGGTGCCAAAGGAACAAAAAGGTTTTGGTCGACAATAGAGGTGGATGCAGTTGAAGATTCCTTGATGAATTTTATCCGAATGGGAAAAACGCCTGGAAAACAAGACTGTGAGAAATGCATTGCTGCTTCTGGCCAAGCGCTAGTAAACAGGGACTGGAGAGCAGTAAAGTTCTatgtacacaacagaatagtTGCAGATCAGAGAAAATAAGTGTATAAGATGCTTCTATCTTGGTGTACCTCTGAGGATTTAATGGGACTTACTTGACTTAAGCTCATAGGCAGTTAATGAATGTCCTCCATCTCACTCTGTTTGGGGGAAGTTTTCCCAGGTGGGTTGTTCACTTTTGGAGTGATTAAGGTCTCAAGAATACAAAGCCTGCTGACTTTGAATGTTacagaaaaataaaaaacatttttctaaactattaATCTGTTACTTGGATATAATGACTctattactgaaatggttgttccagtttaaatactttacagaagaactacactacagtagaactacactacagtagaactacactacagccgTTGAGTTGCCATCCGTGTTGCATCATTGTGGCATTCTACATGCAATATTTTCAGTCATAAAATAGAATGAATGCATCAAATatcgatgtaataaatgtatcactagtcacttaaacaatgccactttatataatgtttacataccctgcattactcatctcatatgtatatactgttaaaccagctataatggtaccctacattactcacctcatatgtatatactgttaaaccagctataatgttaccataccctacattactcatctcatatgtatatactgtcctctataccatctactgcatcttgcctatgccgttcggccatcgctcattcatatatttatatgtacatattcttattcattcctttacacttgtgtgtaaaaggtagttgtgaaattgttacattacttgttagatattactgcacggtcggaactagaagcacaagcaatgcgctacactcgcattaacgtctgctaaccatgtgtatttgaccgatttgatttgatttgatttgcaatgtGCGGTCTCAAGTAGGTGGTAAAATTACAAGTGATCTTTTTTCAAGATGTCGGCAACTTTCGGTGATTTCctcatattagattttttttctagcTCATGAGTGTAATTTCTGTGATTCTATGATGTCTGGAAAGCAGGGTCCTAAAAAGGTATGTAAATGTGAGGAGTCCTAAATTGGTTAGAAatgcaagactgtgtgtgtgtgtgtgtgtgtgtgcgcgcgcgttcATACATTCTTCCAGCTTCAGCTTTGCAGTGTTCACAGGCAGGGACCCACTCCCCAAATCATCTATCACGGACCAATGTGGTGGAAGGAAAGCAGCCAGAATgagcattttgattggttgttGAAAAGTTAACTTTTGAGGGGGAAGTCATTTTCAGCAATGGGAAGATGTTGTGAGGGTAGAGTACAGTATGGAGATTATTTgtaatattatatattttatactgTTTTCTTTTCTTTACTCATTAAAATACATTGTGATACGTACATGGATATGAGGCCAACAATATATTTTCAGACCTAAAGCAACTGCCTCCATATTTAAGTGTTGGTGTGGAAGTCTGATTGTGCCTCTCCACTAtaactctctctcctgttctctcagtc
Protein-coding regions in this window:
- the LOC120050082 gene encoding uncharacterized protein LOC120050082 isoform X1, yielding MITAPLLVNDNSHWCPPAPLLVNDNSHWCPPAHPLLCAEQSCHSIKSQRFFLSSFTKALQRLRRRMENLKKHSSTCEARFEKEKINPEAQMSDTEAASTSEAASTSEAASTSEAASTSGSIVNVLDDAPPLIRTDSIYLTKAMLGYKTDDSITSIDNSEGDYVPGPSESSEEDNSDDFSEPKTRVDSSKHVDLVSEGDSSDKIAGVKRRNHYKKTSKRCRSSSEENSSNEETELKRKNQYANTYKRCTSSPMSNTSSESLLVMNVSELDGSKKYHQKKHFCLFCEQPQSKIARHLQRKHGDEIEVATALRFAKRSKARRLQLNLLRKKGNRAHNIQALKEGKGVLVPCKQTSNDKTNHQDYQHCFACHGLFKRKSMWRHVARCTLAQHVRKEMPGKTRIQALCANAQPVAKGVSEKVWKLVSNMAQDDVAHAVKQDRYILALGEKMYNKKGENPSQHQHIRQTLRELGRLVIKGRKVTPLKKMKDYINPKHFQHIIKAVKEVTGYDEKTNKFEKATLATKLGQSIQKIADIMEGEALITQNEEKLKLVRDFQGIYRLRWNEMISSAAYRTLEQKKWNAPQLIPLADDVKKIHMYLDEKQKQYYNQLCDEKTSGKWSNLAKVILAQMIIFNRKREGEVSKMSVATFHSRDKSPLNKDVAVALTEVERLLCAHFERIETCGKRGRKVPVILTPVMVESLELLIKERCSCGVSEGNIYLFARPGYDTHFRGNDCIRAYAKQCGAKLPEALSSTKLRKQVATLSRVLNLNDTEQDQFADFLGHDIRIHRKFYRLPEGTLQLAKISKILMACEQGRLAEFKGKSLDQITISPSEKSMAENNEAADSCSSENDSEREESSEKSYEENLTGEMSAIRAKQPMTKGKLGQKRGSHEIDAAATDCASENDSEREESSEKSYEENLTGEMSAIRAKQPITKGKLGQKRGSHGAKGTKRFWSTIEVDAVEDSLMNFIRMGKTPGKQDCEKCIAASGQALVNRDWRAVKFYVHNRIVADQRK
- the LOC120050082 gene encoding uncharacterized protein LOC120050082 isoform X2, with the translated sequence MEDKSPGTYKVTNAALQRLRRRMENLKKHSSTCEARFEKEKINPEAQMSDTEAASTSEAASTSEAASTSEAASTSGSIVNVLDDAPPLIRTDSIYLTKAMLGYKTDDSITSIDNSEGDYVPGPSESSEEDNSDDFSEPKTRVDSSKHVDLVSEGDSSDKIAGVKRRNHYKKTSKRCRSSSEENSSNEETELKRKNQYANTYKRCTSSPMSNTSSESLLVMNVSELDGSKKYHQKKHFCLFCEQPQSKIARHLQRKHGDEIEVATALRFAKRSKARRLQLNLLRKKGNRAHNIQALKEGKGVLVPCKQTSNDKTNHQDYQHCFACHGLFKRKSMWRHVARCTLAQHVRKEMPGKTRIQALCANAQPVAKGVSEKVWKLVSNMAQDDVAHAVKQDRYILALGEKMYNKKGENPSQHQHIRQTLRELGRLVIKGRKVTPLKKMKDYINPKHFQHIIKAVKEVTGYDEKTNKFEKATLATKLGQSIQKIADIMEGEALITQNEEKLKLVRDFQGIYRLRWNEMISSAAYRTLEQKKWNAPQLIPLADDVKKIHMYLDEKQKQYYNQLCDEKTSGKWSNLAKVILAQMIIFNRKREGEVSKMSVATFHSRDKSPLNKDVAVALTEVERLLCAHFERIETCGKRGRKVPVILTPVMVESLELLIKERCSCGVSEGNIYLFARPGYDTHFRGNDCIRAYAKQCGAKLPEALSSTKLRKQVATLSRVLNLNDTEQDQFADFLGHDIRIHRKFYRLPEGTLQLAKISKILMACEQGRLAEFKGKSLDQITISPSEKSMAENNEAADSCSSENDSEREESSEKSYEENLTGEMSAIRAKQPMTKGKLGQKRGSHEIDAAATDCASENDSEREESSEKSYEENLTGEMSAIRAKQPITKGKLGQKRGSHGAKGTKRFWSTIEVDAVEDSLMNFIRMGKTPGKQDCEKCIAASGQALVNRDWRAVKFYVHNRIVADQRK